One Rouxiella sp. S1S-2 genomic window, TCGTCGGAGTTGATGTCGCTGCCGGCGTTGTTGTTGTAGGACTTGTCGATGTTGACGGGGTTGTTGTAGATGTTCCTGTTGCTGCAGCCGGCGTTGTTGTTGCCGTCGGAGTCACTATCGACGTTGGTACGGAAGGAACCGTGGTTGCTGTTGGCGCAGTCGGGGTTGTTGGCACAGTTGCTGCTGCCGGTGCGGCCGGTGTATTGAACATGACCTTAGTCGACGGGCGCACAGAGAACTTGGGTGTCGTATCCGTAACGGAATAATTTACGTGCTGTTCAATAGTGGGCGCCGTGGTGACTTCCACTCCAGGGATTGTTACACGCCCTACCATAGAACGCGCATAGCCGCCGATTTGATGTTTACCGGCGCTGACGTGCAGCTCAACCGTTTGACCAATAGCAAGAATACCAGCATCGGTACCATCTACGGTCACATACACCGGCGCACCGTCATCTGCCAACGCTGGAACATGGGTAACTGTTACCACCGTTGGCCCGGAAGAGAAATCTGCAATATTGACTTTAGCCGGAGTTAATGCAGCGCTTGCCGCCGTCTTGGCCGCTGACGTTGCAGCAGTAATCTTTGCACAACCGGTCAGCGTAAGGGCTGCGGTGATGGCAATCAGTGTGAAACGGTTAATCATGTTGCGACGTCTTCCTATCGTATGTTTTTGTGACCCGGCTAACATCATAACTGATAAAGATATTGAGATGAATGTCATGCTGTAAATCTTGACCAAAACCAGACAGTTCACCGCTCTAAATAACAAAAAGCCCGCGATTTATTCGGCGGGCTTAAACATAAGGTCTTGAAAAAGCGATCAGGCTGCTTTAACTGCGCGGATCTTTTTGTCATTATCAAGTTCATCAGTGTCTAGTTTTTCAGACTCTTCAACCTCGCGAGCGCCCTCACCGCCCTTCACTTCTGGTAATTTACTGGTCCGGAGGATGTGCTGAACAGTTTCTTTTTGCTCGGCAAGCAGCAGTGCCACGCTCTCAGCCTGAGACTCTTCGATCGCAAGGCCACTCTGCATTAGCCAATCGGTGAACGCTTCGGCCATATCAAGCATTTTGTCGTAGGCATCCGCTTCTTTCTTGCTGGCAAATGTCATTTTCTCTTCACCTTTTCTGACCACAACGAATTTTGTTTCAACAGCCATGATTGACTCCTTATACTGTAATTATATACAGTCTATCAGCGTTTGTGCAGCATTGCCACTGGTGAGGCCTGAAGATTCTGATCGCGCTACGTGAATTCTGGGTCATCCATGCGGCTGATTGCTGCCAGATTTTTCATTTCACACACCCATTTTTGGGCGTTTATTGCACTAAACTTAAAATCCAGTACAACAATAAAAAACAAAGAGGCATATTAGCGTCAAATAAGTGACATTGTCACTTATCGAGGGTTCCCCGCCCGCTCTAAATAACCGAGACATAGCAACTCAAGCTCGTGGCCAAAAGCGCGAATAGTTTCTGGCTGCGGCTGGCTTTCTAGTAATAAACGTATTGGCCCTACTAGCGCGCCTGAAAACATGAAGGCGGTTGCCTTAAGATCGTTGAAGCAGACATCGGTAGCTGTTTCTAACATGGCTTCAAGCCTGGCGCGGTTACGAGTCTCTATCTCTCGTACATAGTCGCGGGAGTCGAGTTCTCCGGCAACGGAATAAAGCGCCGAGGCCTGAAGCACATTTTCCGTTTTAGCGGCCATAAAAGCGCTAACAACAATATTTACCATCGTCGACAGCGGCAGGTTATGCGCTGATTGGGTGGCAAGCTCCATCGTCTCCGACATCATTTCCAGATGGCGCTGCAATACCGCAAAAAGCAGCGCCTGCTTTTGAGGAAAATATTGATAAAGGGTGCCAACGGAAACGCCGGCCCGCTCTGCGACGCGAATTGTCGTTAAACGCTGCAAACCGTCAGAGAGTAAAACCTGAATAGTGGCTTCAAAAATCGCGTCGACAGTCATCTGCGATCGCGCCTGCTGCGGCTGTTTACGGGGGGTCAGCCCCTTTCCATCATCGATAACCATATGCGAATTCACAATCTGAACAATTATTCATATTCTAGTTAAGCACGTTAACGCTACGTAAACAATGTTCCATAAGGGGTTTATAAATGACTAAAGCAACGCACGCGGGTACTTTTAAACTTGGCGACACTGCGGTGACGCGTATGGGCTATGGGGCAATGCAACTGGCTGGCCCTCATGTTTTTGGCCCCCCAAAAGACCGCAATGCGGCAGTTGCTGTGCTTCGCGCCGCCGTTGAGAGCGGGATTACGCATATCGATACCAGCGATTTTTATGGCCCGCACGTCACTAATCAAATTATTCGCGAGGCGCTTCATCCCTATTCCGATGAGCTGACCATTGTTACCAAAGTCGGTGCTCGCCGCGGCAGCGACGGTTCGTGGAACGTCGCATCATCACCTGCCGAGCTTGAGTCTGCGGTGCATGATAACCTTCGCAATCTTAATCTCGACGTACTGGATGTGGTAAATCTACGCATCATGTTTAATGTAGGTGCACCTTCTGAAGGGGATATTGAAGAGCCTTTATCCGCGCTTGCAAGCTTGCAGGCGAAGGGGTTAATTCGTCATATTGGTCTGAGCAATGTCACTGCGCGTCAGGTTGAACAAGGCCGCAGTATCGCCCGCATTGCGTGTGTGCAAAATATGTATAATCTTGCGCATCGCAACGATGATGCGTTGATTGATTCGCTTGCCGCTGACGGAGTTGCCTATGTGCCATTTTTCCCGCTCGGCGGTTTTTCGCCGCTGCAGACGGACGCACTGAGTCATGCTGCATCAGTATGTGAGGCCACGCCGATGCAGGTCGCCCTCGCCTGGTTATTAAAACGCTCCCCCAACATTTTGCTTATCCCAGGAACCTCGTCCGTTGAGCATCTTAAGCAAAATATTAAGAGTGTTAAACTCGAATTACCGGCAGACGTATTGGAATCTTTGAATAAAATTTAAAATAAAAACGGGTTTGAACTCCATAAGAACAACAGCAGGGATGCTATCATCGACGTGCGTGCCATTTAGTGGGACCGTTAGTGATAAAAAATGTTTATTTGCAGCATATTCAGGAGCTTAATTTGCAGGACGAACCGACGTTAGATTTTCATGACGAACTCATAAAAGCAATGGTTTATTGGATTGAAGCCAATTTAAGTGATCGCTTGACCATGGAAAAGGCCTCAAAAAAAACCGGCTACTCTCGCTGGTATCTCCAGCGTTTGTTTAAAAGTAAAACGGGGTATGTACTTGGAAAATACATCCGTGACCGACGTTTGACGATGGCGGCTATTGCACTGCGCCTTACCGACATGACAATACTCGAGATTTCAGATTACTTTTCCTTTGATTCCCAGCAAACATTCACCCGAACCTTTAAAAAGAATTTTGCCGAAACTCCGGGCAACTATCGTCGTAACGCATCGTGGACGATGAATGGGATTATCCCGCCACTGGCGCTGAAGGAATTTCCGCAACCTGAATATGAGTTTGTAGAGTTACCTGCGATGGCTTTTGTCGGTCAAACAGAGACGTATATTTACCCTTTTGATGCTTTGTATAACAGTAAATATCACGTACATCATCAAGAACTTTCACGCTATCTGACGAATTCTGAAGCGCTGTTTGAAACAGTTTGGGGCTTGTCAGATATCTATCCTGATAGCGAAGAAACCATGCCCAATGCCTTGCAGTTTAAGTACACCGTGGCCCAACAGGTCAGCTTAAAACATCGTTATAACATTAGGGTGCCGGCAAGCAGATATATGAAGATAAACTACACACACGATCTGAGCCGTATTAATGATTTTATACTCTACGTCTATTCTGCGCTGCTTCCGTCGTTAGACCTGAAGTTCATCATGCAGCCAGATTTGGAAAGATTTTCACCAGAACTTCGCCTTAATGGCATTACCTGTGAATACTATATTCCTTTGGAAAGCATTAACACCGGCCGCACAGAATAAAATGCACGGCCGGTCTTTGACATAACTTATTGATGAAAAGCTTACAGCGCCAAATCAACCACAATGCGGCATTTAACTTTACCTGCATGCATACGAGTCAAAATATCGTTGATGTTACTCAGTGGCTCAACGGCGATCGTTGCCACTACTTTGTGTTTTCCGACGAATCATTGTTTTAATCTTTCACTCCTTAAAAGGAAACGGTTTAGAACAGTCCTAATGGCGACGTGTCGTAACTCACGAGCAAATTTTTGGTTTGCTGATATTGATTTAGCGCCATTTTATGCGTTTCACGGCCTACGCCAGATTGTTTGTAGCCGCCAAATGCAGCATGCGCCGGGTAAATGTGATAACAGTTGGTCCAGACTCGGCCCGCTTTGATACTGCGGCCCATTCGATAAGCCAGATTACTGTCGCGCGTCCACACGCCCGCACCCAGTCCAAACTGGGTCTGGTTGGCAATCGACAGCGCCTCGGCCTCATCTTTAAAAGTGGTTACGCCAATAACCGGCCCAAAGATTTCTTCCTGGAAACAACGCATCAGATTGTCGCCCTTGATGAGCGTTGGCTGAATGTAGTAGCCGTTGTCCAGCTCGGCCGAGATACTCGCGCGATTTCCGCCGGTCAGTATCTGACCCCCTTCCTGTTTTGCAATGTCGATATAGGACAGAATTTTGTCGAACTGCTGGCGTGAAGCCTGAGCACCAATCATGGTGTCGGTATCGAGCGGATCGCCACGGCGGATGGTGGCCACTTTTGCCATAACCCTTTCCATAAACGGTGCGTAGATTGACTCATGAATAAGTGCCCGTGACGGACAGGTGCAAACCTCGCCCTGATTAAAGAAGCCGAGCACCAGTCCTTCAACCGCTTTCTCGACAAATTCAGGTTCTGCATCCATAACGTCGGCAAAATAGATGTTCGGTGATTTACCACCCAGCTCAACGGTACAGGGAATGATATTTTCCGCGGCACAGGCCATGATGTGACGCCCCACTGGGGTAGATCCTGTGAAGGCGATTTTAGCGATACGTTTGCTGGTTGCCAGCGCTTCACCGGCTTCTTTACCAAAGCCCTGAACCACGTTCAATACGCCGGCCGGGAAGAGATCGCCCACCAGTTCGAGCAACAGGGTAATACCAAACGGTGTCTGTTCTGCAGGTTTTAAAACCACACAGTTACCTGCTGCCAGCGCAGGCGCTAGCTTCCACGCGGCCATCAACAGGGGGAAGTTCCAGGGAATAATTTGCCCCACCACGCCCAAAGGCTCATGGAAGTGATAAGCCACAGTTTTTTCGTCAATCTCAGCCGCACTGCCTTCTTGAGCGCGCAGGCAACCGGCAAAATAACGGAAGTGATCGACCGCCAGCGGCAGGTCGGCGTTCAGCGTTTCACGAATCGGTTTACCGTTGTCCCAGCTTTCGGCTACGGCGAGATACTCAAGATTGGCTTCAATACGGTCGGCCAGTTGCAGCAGCAAATTTGATCGATATTGAACGCTGGTTTTCCCCCATGCCTCTGCGGCCAAATGGGCGGCATCCAGTGCGGCATTGATATCCCGTGCGTCGGAGCGCGGAAACTGTCCAATATCACTGCCATCAACGGGTGACGTATTCATAAAGTATTGACCGCTTAGCGGTTCGACGAATTTGCCACCGATATAGTTGCCATAGGTCGACTTTAACGAAACCAGTGCATTCGGTGTACCGGGATGTGCATAACGCATCGCAAACTCCTTATTTTGTGTAGGGTATCTCTGACAGAGATGAGCAACCGCGACAGCTTTCTGTTCACGCACCGTTTTGCGGTTACATTATTGTTATTGCAGTCGCCGTGCCAAGTTGAAAACTGCGGTAGAACATAATGTAAAGCTATAATTATCAATAGAATAAAGATCATCTATTTGGGTGTGATGGACTGAATTTCAATAAAATTCTCTATCTGTGTTGCAAATCGCAACACCCTCAAAACCAAGAAGCTACAATATTGCAACACTCTATGCAGGCATGAGGTTATCAATGCAGGGAAATTCGTCAGTCGCCGATATCTCCACCACCGTGACCAGTCCGATACTCAGTGACTCCTGGTTTCGTAGTGAACTTTATGGCCTCGACCGTATGGCCGATGACTTTCCACGCATCCGTCAGGATGAACTTGCCGACCTGCTTGCCAATAACGCGGTATTACAGCAGTTCGCCCAACCTGCGGTAAAAACGCTGGCCGAAAAAATCGCCGACAAACAGTCGGTGGTTATTCTTTCTGACGCCAGCGGACTGGTGCTCAACACCTTTGGTGACATGCAGGCACTGCAAAAAGCCCAACGTTTTGCTCTTGCTCCCGGAAATTTATGGAGTGAATGCGGCCGCGGCACCAATGCCATTGGCACCGCGTTGGCTATCGACGACAGCTGCGAGATCTTTGGCAATCAGCACTATTTAACCAGCAATCAAGGCCTTTACTGCGCCGCCATTCCACTGCAAACACCGAACGGTCAAATTGCCGGTGTGCTGGATATTTCCGGTCCGGCACAGTTTCCGCATCCAAATACGCTGGCATGGGTGAAAGAAGCGGCTAAAAATATCGAATATTTGTGGATGAAGCAGAGCCTGCACCGCGATCAGTGGCTGATGAGCCTGCATCAACAGGTGCAAGGACTTGATAAAGCTGAGGAGTTACTGCTGATATTTTCTGATAACGTTTTAATGGCGGCTAATCGCAGCGCCATGCGCGAGTTAAGCCTCGGGGCCGAAAATTTTGGATTGATCACTTTTCAGCAGCTCTTTCCACAAAATGAACAAGTTGAAAATAACGTCCCGCAAATGTTGGTCACCTGTGGCTATCAGACCTATTATTTTCGCCTACGTGCACCGGCTAGAAACCACTTCCCCTCTGCTGCCGTCAACACGCCGGATCTTACCTGCGCCCTGCGCAACGACGCCAAGAAAATGGTGCGGCTGCTCGACGCCGGAATATCGCTGTGCATTTTGGGTGAAACCGGCTGCGGTAAAGAGTACGTCAGTCGAGCGCTGCATCAGCAAAGTCGCTGGCGTCAGGGCAAATTTATTGCCATCAACTGTGCGGCCATTCCTGAATCACTGATTGAGTCGGAGCTGTTCGGTTATCAGGCTGGCGCATTCACCGGCGCCAGTAAAAATGGCTACATCGGTAAAATTCGCGAGGCGGACGGCGGCGTGCTATTCCTGGATGAAATTGGCGATATGCCGCTGTCGTTACAAACGCGTCTATTGCGCGTGTTGCAGGAGAAAGAGGTCGCGCCGCTGGGTTCAAGCCGTAGCTGGCCGGTCAATTTTGCGGTAGTTTGCGCCACCCATCGGGACCTTGCCCAACGCGTGGCCGACGGCGAGTTTAGAGAGGATTTGCTTTATCGCCTGCGGGAGTTTTCATTGACGATTCCGCCGCTGCGTGACTGGCCAGCGCTGCCTGCTTTCATTTTACAGCTTTGGCAGGAGCTGGGTGGCACCGCACGGGACATTCGTCTGACACCCGGTTTAATTGAAATACTGGCAAAACATCCGTGGCCAGGAAATGTGCGTCAACTGCGCAGTTTGCTCAAGGTGTTGCTTGCTCTTGCCGACGATAATGCGTGTCTCGACTGCAACGCCCTTCCCGCTGATTATCAGCCTAAAGACGTTCAGCCGATTTCCGAACTTCACCAGCACGATGAGCGATTGATCGCGAAAACGCTTCAAAAATTTAACGGAAATATCAGCAAAACGGCGCAGGCGTTGGGTATCGCACGCAGCACGCTGTATCGTCGTGCCGCACGTAGCGCACGGTAGATAAATACGTTATTAATCTATACTATGTTTTCCGAGCCTATCTGGCGTCAACTAATTCAATAGCATTGATATAAAACAAATTCCATTTTCGAAGTTATCATATACTTCATTTTGAAATAATCCTGGAATACATTATTTCAAAAAAGATTAAAACAAAGATTTTAAATATAAAAACTTTAAAATGGATATTTAAAAAATGCAAAAAAGGACGTTATTTCTCATACCTGTTCTGTTGTCGTCAATACCTGCAGCATATGCCTCGGACACGGGCAACTATCCTGACTGTAATGATAATTTCAATTTCACCCGCGCATCAGAAATAGAGCCGGAATTAGTATGGAGAACTGACCGTAATGTTTTATGGCGAGGTGATACAAGGAATGAAGGATTAGATGCCTTTAAAAACGGACTCATCCCCAAAGGTATTGCCAATGGAAACATTGAAGCAGAACAGGATCACGACTGGCGCTGTCATAAAACAGATTCTTTTCGCTCAATTTTTGTGAGCACCACTACAAATAAGAAGGTTGCAATAGCAGCGTTGTACTGGACCGAACCGAAAGCTGAAGGATGGATATATGAAATTTACGCCCCAGGCGGGATTGATCAACAATTATCATCGGGTGGCCAAGCCGGCGTAGGCGAAGCAGAGATTTCTTTTCCAGGCGGAATAAAAGGTAAATTTATTAAGCAGGCTTGTTATTATATAAAAAAAGAACTCCAGTACTGCGAGGATAACTCACATTTTATAGAACCCTCATGGAATGAAAGCCCCGAAAATGTTGCTGCAGCAAATGTCCATCTCGCGAGAGTTGTTCCGAAAGCCCGTTGCGAAACAACTGACTCTTCATCTGCCACCCCAGATAAGCTCTGTCCATTACCCGATATGGCCACCACAACCTACTTTCAGGAAGGACGTAAATTAGCAAATGAGGGGCTGAATATTAATTATGATGTATCGGATCGTGGCCCGGAAAAACCGGAGCGTTGGGTTATGTTGATGACGGGAGATAAAAAATCAGATATCAGCCCTGTTGTTGCAAAGATCCCGGTAACAGCCACCATGCCAGATAAAGGCAATGTCTATGTTTCTCCTGACATGCTGTCACCCCCGGCTTATACATGGCAAAAAATTTATCAGAGATGGTCTCTGGGGATCAGCCATGCAGAGACTAATAATCAGATTGATGGGCCTGCATCCTACATGCATACCGAATATACTCCAGAAAATGGGGATGTTTTGTTGGGTGGCATGTCATCAATTGAACGGACTCCAGGTGTAATGACCCCGGAAGAAGCGGAAGAAGGGTTTAACGTCAAGGTTGTTGGATTGGCTGATCGGGATACCTGGATTTTCACGCAGGTTAAAGATCCTGATACTGGCAGATGGGGAAATTTTGGAAGCTACCAAAAAATAACAGCGGGTTTTAATCACTATCTTAAAATAAAAATCATCAAGCAATGGCATCCTAATGGGGGATTCTTTCGCATAGGATTATCTGAAAGCGTTAATAGTCATGCCGATGTAAAACCATTGGGTAACACACCGTTTGTCACGGTTACCAGAAAATAGTTTCAATGATTTAAATAGTCGGCTTTAGTTAGGCCAGAATAATGTGGGGACATTTCGCCCCACATTATGATGATCGGGCTTAATTAAAACTCGACGTCCTCAAGGCTGAAATATTCCGTCTGGTCGTTATAGGAGAATATTTCGGCGTAACGCCCCCAGTTGACTACCGTATCCAGCGTTTCTTGTGCCGCACTGTCCGATAAGAAGTCTTCAAGTTCCTGTTCAAAACGCACACGCGGCGCACGGTGACCGGGCCGTTCATCAAGCACGGATTTAATCAACGCCGCGAGCGGCACATAGCGCAGCAAATGTTCGGCAAACATCACTTTTCGCTGTTGAGTATCAGACTCGGCAAAGATGCGCGCCTGCGCGGTGAGGAAAATGTCCCCTTCGCGAACATCGGCAAAACCCAGAAACTGCAAAACTTCGGCAATCGGGAAAAGGTCATCCACCTCAAGATGCAGCGTACGGGCGATATCCGGCATGTCGGCTCTGCCGTGGTAGGGTTCACCCGCCAGCGTTTCGGTGAGACCGGCAATCAGGTTAGTTGAAACGTGCGGTAGACGTGTACCCAGCTTAAGGTCTTTTTTAAGCGTATCACTGGCAGGACGTGCGGTCATTTTTGCATACACATCATCAACCAGGCGGCGGAAAACTGGGTCGAGGCGATTGCGCGGATGCGGGAATGGCACTTTTATTTCCGCCACCACGCGGCCAGGATTTGAAGAAAGCACCAATATTCTGTCGCACATGAATACTGCTTCTTCAATATTGTGCGTCACAATCAGCACCGATTTAATAGGCATCTGTCCGTCATTCCACAGGTCAAGCAAGTCGGTGCGCAGCGTTTCAGCGGTTAGCACATCCAGCGCGGAAAACGGTTCGTCCATCAATAACAATGTAGGGTCAACCACCAAGGCGCGGGCAAAACCAACGCGCTGGCGCATGCCGCCGGACAGCTCCCGCGGATAGGCATTTTCAAAACCATCGAGGCCGATAAGGTCGATGGCAGCCAGTGCGCGGGTTCGCCGTTGGGCCGCGGCCACGCCCAAAGCTTCAAGCCCCGCCTCTACGTTTTGCAATACGGTTAACCAAGGGAAAAGCGCAAAGGTTTGAAACACCATCGCCACGCCTTTTGCCGGCCCTTTTAACGGTTCACCGAGATACTCCACGTCGCCAGAACCTGGCGTAATCAACCCTGAAATAATGCGCAGCAGAGTGGATTTTCCCGAGCCGGAACGCCCCAGCAGGCCAACAATCTCGCCTTCATGCAGCGTCAAATTCACGTCATCAAGGATAAGCACTTCACTGTGTGCCTTGTCAAAACCGTGGTTAACGTTTTTAACGGCTAAAATCTCTTTGCGCCCTTCTGACTTTTTGCACGATGCCTCAGAGTTAAACGTTTTTTGATGTTCTTGCATAAGACATTGTCCTTAATCTGCACGGAATCTTGATTCGGCATAAGCGTAAAGGGGTCGCCACAGCAGGCGGTTAAATAGCGTGACAAACAGGGCCATAACGGCAATGCCGAGAATGATTTTTGGAAAATCACCGGCTGCCGTCGTTTGCGCGATATAGGCACCCAAGCCGTGTGCCGTAACCTTGGTGTCGCCCCATTGCACAAACTCTGAAACGATACTGGCGTTCCATGCCCCGCCCGACGCCGTGATGGCACCGGTAATGTAGTAGGGAAAAATGCCAGGCAGCATCACCTGCCGCCACCACTGCCAGCCGCGAATGTGGAAATTTGCCGCCGCTTCACGGTAGTCGTTGGGAAACGCCGTGGTGCCCGCCACTACGTTAAATAATATGTACCACTGTGTGCCTAATACGATGAGCGGCGACAGCCAAATGTCAGGATTAAGGTGGAAGTGGACGATGGTAATCACGAACGCCGGGAACAATAAGTTGGCCGGGAACGCCGCCAGGAATTGCGCAATAGGCTGCACTTTTCCCGCCAGCCCAGGACGCATACCAATCATCACCCCCAGTGGTACCCAGATAAGTGAAGAGATGAGGATTAGCACGCTCACCCGCAGCAGGGTAATCAACCCGAGTACCAGCACGTGTCCGACATCGTCAAAGGTTACGCCGGTTTGCACAAAATCAATCACCCGGTAGGCAATGTAAACCGTCAGCAAAATGACGAATGCCGACCACAGCGTGTCCCCCAAACGAGACATTTTTTTGGCCTCCGCTGCGGGTCGCGATGACTTTAGGGTCGGCAGACGCAGCGGAATTCTGGCTAGCATCGACAACAGTACGCCAAAAGGCGTTAAAAGTTGATGAATCAATCGAGTATGGCGCATCAGATTCAACAGCCATGAGGTCGGTGCATTGGCCGAACTGGTATTCTCCATGCGGAACTTGTCGGCCCAGGCAACCAAAGGCCTGAAAAGCAGCTGATCGTAGGCCAGGATAACCACGGTCATGGTTAACAGAACCCAACCCACAGCGTGTATGTTCTTGCTCAAAATCGCCTGAGCCAGATAGCCGCCGATGCCCGGAAGCGTGAAGGTATTATTTCCCACGGTAATGGCTTCGGAAGCGACGATAAAGAACCACCCTCCCGACATCGACATCATCATGTTCCAAATCAGTCCAGGTACGGCAAAGGGAACATCAAGCTTCCAGAAACGCTGCCAGGCGGTGAGATGGAAACCGCGCGAGACCTCAATCAAATCGCGCGGGACGGTGCGCATCGACTGATAAAAACTGAAGGTCATATTCCATGCCTGACTAGTAAAAAGCGCGAAAATTGCTGCCATTTCAACGCCCAGAACCCGACCCGGGAACAGCGCAATAAAGAAGGTTACGGTAAAAGAGATATATCCCAGCACCGGCACCGACTGCAAAATGTCGAGAATGGGAACCAGCACTTTTTCAGCGCGGCGGCTTTTCGCCGCCAATGTACCGTAGACCAGCGTAAATAACAGCGCCGCCACCATCGCAACCAGCATGCGCAGCGTGGTCCGCAGGGCATATTCGGGGAGATTAGACGGGTCTAGCGAAATAGCCTGCGTTTTTAAGCTCGCTATTGGCATCAGCGTTTGATGAAAGCCCACCGCAGCCATTGCAATAAGGCCAATAATGAGAGGGAAAGCCACGCCATCCCAAAGATTTGGCATGAGCCGCCAGTTTGCGGCATTAACATTAAAGCGAAAGTTCATAAACCCTCTCATGAAATCATCGGGGTGATAAATATAGGCGCCATTATTCAATAGTTTTATTAAACGTATGCTCACTACATCGTGGTGTTCGCCCTAATTTGATAAAAGAGTTTTAATTTATCGTCTCACAAATATGTGACTATTCTGATTATAGCTGTCCGTGGCTTTAACATCGGGATAAAAGCCTGGCTGATGGAGCATTAACTCCCTGAAATGGAACCTTTTGAGGTATGAACAATGTCCAGTGACAACGTAACGCAAGAGCAGGCTCCCGCCAGCAATAAAATGTTGGCCTTGGGTGCATTGGGCGTAGTATTTGGCGATATAGGGACCAGCCCGCTGTATACCCTGAAAACTGTTCTTTTTTTATCGGGTGACAGTCCTACGCCAGGGGTGATACTTGGACTCCTGTCGCTCATTTTTTGGACACTGGTCATCGTGACCTCAATAAAGTACGCACTGTTCGCCATGAAAATGGACAACAGCGGCGAAGGCGGAATACTGGCCTTGATGTCCCTGCTTGTCGATAAGAAAAAACGCCGTCCGTGGGTTATTTTTGCCGGACTGTTTGGCGCAGCCTTGATTTACGGTGATGGTGCCATCACTCCCGCTATATCTGTGCTTTCTGCGTTGGAAGGCATGAACATGATCCTGCCCGAATCCAAACCCTATATCGTTCCGGCCACGGTGGTCATTTTAGTCATACTCTTTGGTTTTCAATCCATCGGCACTGGACGCATTGGCAAGCTATTTGGCCCGATTATGACGCTGTGGTTTATCGTTAT contains:
- a CDS encoding AAA-associated domain-containing protein; this encodes MQEHQKTFNSEASCKKSEGRKEILAVKNVNHGFDKAHSEVLILDDVNLTLHEGEIVGLLGRSGSGKSTLLRIISGLITPGSGDVEYLGEPLKGPAKGVAMVFQTFALFPWLTVLQNVEAGLEALGVAAAQRRTRALAAIDLIGLDGFENAYPRELSGGMRQRVGFARALVVDPTLLLMDEPFSALDVLTAETLRTDLLDLWNDGQMPIKSVLIVTHNIEEAVFMCDRILVLSSNPGRVVAEIKVPFPHPRNRLDPVFRRLVDDVYAKMTARPASDTLKKDLKLGTRLPHVSTNLIAGLTETLAGEPYHGRADMPDIARTLHLEVDDLFPIAEVLQFLGFADVREGDIFLTAQARIFAESDTQQRKVMFAEHLLRYVPLAALIKSVLDERPGHRAPRVRFEQELEDFLSDSAAQETLDTVVNWGRYAEIFSYNDQTEYFSLEDVEF
- a CDS encoding ABC transporter permease subunit; translated protein: MNFRFNVNAANWRLMPNLWDGVAFPLIIGLIAMAAVGFHQTLMPIASLKTQAISLDPSNLPEYALRTTLRMLVAMVAALLFTLVYGTLAAKSRRAEKVLVPILDILQSVPVLGYISFTVTFFIALFPGRVLGVEMAAIFALFTSQAWNMTFSFYQSMRTVPRDLIEVSRGFHLTAWQRFWKLDVPFAVPGLIWNMMMSMSGGWFFIVASEAITVGNNTFTLPGIGGYLAQAILSKNIHAVGWVLLTMTVVILAYDQLLFRPLVAWADKFRMENTSSANAPTSWLLNLMRHTRLIHQLLTPFGVLLSMLARIPLRLPTLKSSRPAAEAKKMSRLGDTLWSAFVILLTVYIAYRVIDFVQTGVTFDDVGHVLVLGLITLLRVSVLILISSLIWVPLGVMIGMRPGLAGKVQPIAQFLAAFPANLLFPAFVITIVHFHLNPDIWLSPLIVLGTQWYILFNVVAGTTAFPNDYREAAANFHIRGWQWWRQVMLPGIFPYYITGAITASGGAWNASIVSEFVQWGDTKVTAHGLGAYIAQTTAAGDFPKIILGIAVMALFVTLFNRLLWRPLYAYAESRFRAD